Proteins found in one Zea mays cultivar B73 chromosome 1, Zm-B73-REFERENCE-NAM-5.0, whole genome shotgun sequence genomic segment:
- the LOC100191791 gene encoding Cytochrome P450 81Q32 — METAYVVVLSFFFIVAIHRLLNRGESKNMSKQPLPPGPRAIPVLGHLHLLEKPYHLAFMRLAARYGPVFSLQLGSRAAVVVSTADCARECLAEHDATFANRPTYPTLHLMTYGGATIGHSAYGAHWRHVRRVVSLHLLSPQRVLSSMVPTITAEVRAMARRMYRAAAGGAARIELKGRLLELSLSTLMETIAQTKTYRPADDADTDMSPETQEFKQLLDAIISLLGLTNVLEFLPVLQTFDVLGLKKKIAAAAGRRDAFFQRLIDAERRRLDDGVEGQKKSMLAVLLALQKSEPENYTDEKIMALCFSMFIAGTDSTATAMEWAMSLLLNHPEVLKKAREEIDAHVGSSRLLGADDVPSLGYLHCVLNETLRLYPVGPTLIPHESTADCTVGGYRVPSGTMLLVNVYAIHRDPATWPDPDVFRPERFEDGGGSAEGRLLIPFGMGRRKCPGETMALQIMGLALGTMIQCFDWGAVGGGGAPKVDMTQGGGLTLPRAVPLEAMCKPRQVMLDVLQKL; from the exons ATGGAGACGGCCTACGTTGTCGTTCTGTCGTTCTTCTTCATCGTTGCTATCCACCGCCTTCTCAACCGCGGCGAAAGCAAGAATATGAGCAAGCAGCCGCTGCCACCGGGCCCTCGCGCCATCCCGGTTCTCGGCCACTTACACCTCCTCGAGAAGCCGTACCACCTGGCGTTTATGCGCCTCGCCGCGCGCTACGGGCCTGTGTTCTCCCTCCAGCTGGGCTCGCGCGCCGCCGTGGTCGTGTCCACCGCGGACTGCGCCAGGGAGTGCCTCGCAGAGCACGACGCGACGTTCGCGAACCGGCCGACCTACCCCACGCTGCACCTGATGACCTACGGCGGCGCCACGATCGGCCACAGCGCCTACGGCGCGCACTGGCGCCACGTCCGCCGCGTCGTATCGTTGCACCTCCTGTCCCCGCAACGCGTGCTGTCCTCCATGGTCCCCACCATCACCGCGGAGGTGCGCGCCATGGCGCGGAGGATGtaccgcgccgccgcgggcggtgCCGCGAGGATCGAGCTCAAGGGGAGGCTGCTCGAGCTCTCCCTCAGCACCCTGATGGAGACCATCGCGCAGACCAAGACGTACCGTCCCGCGGACGACGCGGACACGGACATGTCGCCGGAGACCCAGGAGTTCAAGCAGCTGTTGGACGCTATCATCTCGCTTCTCGGGCTGACCAACGTGTTGGAATTCCTGCCGGTGCTACAGACGTTCGACGTTTTGGGACTGAAGAAGAAgatcgcggcggcggcgggcagaaGGGACGCGTTCTTCCAGCGGCTCATTGACGCGGAGCGGCGCAGGCTGGACGACGGCGTGGAGGGCCAGAAGAAGAGCATGCTGGCCGTCCTGCTCGCTCTGCAGAAGTCGGAACCGGAGAATTACACGGACGAGAAGATCATGGCTCTATGCTTC TCCATGTTCATTGCCGGAACGGACTCCACGGCGACGGCGATGGAATGGGCCATGTCGCTGCTGCTGAACCACCCCGAGGTCTTGAAGAAAGCGCGGGAGGAAATCGACGCGCACGTGGGCAGCTCCCGGCTGCTGGGAGCGGACGACGTGCCGAGCCTCGGCTACCTCCACTGCGTCCTCAACGAGACGCTCCGGCTGTACCCGGTGGGGCCGACGCTGATCCCGCACGAGTCCACGGCGGACTGCACGGTCGGCGGCTACCGCGTGCCGAGCGGCACGATGCTGCTCGTCAACGTGTACGCCATCCACAGGGACCCGGCGACGTGGCCGGACCCTGACGTCTTCCGGCCCGAGCGGTTCGAGGACGGCGGCGGCAGCGCCGAAGGGAGGCTCCTGATACCGTTCGGGATGGGGCGGCGCAAGTGCCCCGGAGAGACCATGGCGCTGCAGATCATGGGGCTGGCCCTGGGGACCATGATCCAGTGCTTCGACTGGGGCGCGGTCGGAGGCGGAGGCGCTCCCAAAGTTGACATGACCCAAGGCGGCGGGCTCACTCTCCCGCGGGCCGTTCCGCTGGAGGCCATGTGCAAACCGCGCCAAGTCATGCTTGATGTCCTCCAGAAGCTGTGA
- the LOC103644035 gene encoding ferredoxin--NADP reductase, leaf isozyme 1, chloroplastic, with the protein MPRLSLTVTDAVAAMPFALRLGGSPALRLGSQSPSWLRFGGRDGARKALFCSTEDTRRCGSDDDAEAEEGDLQPGDNVQITGPVGKEMLMPKDPNATIIMLATGTGIAPFRSFLWKMFFEKHDEYKFKGLGWLFLGVPTSSSLLYKEEFRKMKERAPENFRVDYAISREQTNAAGERMYIQTRMAEYKEELWELLKKDNTYVYMCGLKGMENGIDDIMVSLAEKDGIDWFDYKKQLKRGDQWNVEVY; encoded by the exons ATGCCCAGGCTCTCACTCACCGTCACTGACGCCGTCGCTGCCATGCCCTTTGCGCTTCGGCTTGGTGGTTCCCCAGCGCTCCGCCTGGGCTCGCAGTCCCCATCGTGGCTGCGCTTTGGCGGCAGGGACGGGGCGCGAAAGGCGCTGTTCTGCTCCACCGAGGACACCAGGCGGTGTGGCTCGGACGATgatgcggaggcggaggagg GTGATCTGCAGCCAGGTGATAACGTCCAGATAACAGGACCGGTCGGCAAAGAAATGTTGATGCCCAAAGACCCCAACGCTACCATTATAATG CTTGCCACCGGTACAGGTATCGCTCCGTTCCGATCGTTCCTGTGGAAGATGTTCTTTGAGAAGCATGACGAGTACAAG TTCAAAGGTCTGGGCTGGCTCTTCCTGGGTGTTCCAACGAGCAGCTCGTTGCTCTACAAGGAG GAGTTCAGGAAGATGAAGGAGAGAGCACCGGAGAACTTCCGGGTCGACTACGCCATCAGCCGGGAGCAGACGAACgcggcgggggagaggatgtaCATCCAGACCCGGATGGCGGAGTACAAAGAGGAATTGTGGGAGCTCTTGAAGAAGGACAACACCTACGTCTACATGTGTGGGTTGAAAGGCATGGAGAACGGTATCGATGACATTATGGTGTCACTGGCTGAAAAAGACG GAATCGACTGGTTCGACTACAAGAAGCAGCTGAAAAGGGGAGATCAATGGAATGTGGAGGTCTACTAA